AGAAGATACTGATGCTGGTCGGTGATTTTGTCGAGGATTACGAGGTGATGGTCCCGTTCCAGATGCTGCTCATGGTCGGGCACGAGGTCCATGCCGTGTGCCCGGGCAAGAAGGCGGGCGAGACCGTGGCCACGGCCATTCACGACTTCGAGGGCCACCAGACCTACAGCGAGAAGCCCGGCCACAACTTTCTGCTCAACGCCGACTTCGAGTCCGTGGACCCGGCCGCCTACGACGGGCTGGTCATCCCCGGCGGGCGCGCCCCGGAATACATCCGCCTCAACGAGCGGGTGCTTGAGATCGTGCGCCACTTCGCCAAGGCGGGCAAGCCCATCGCCGCCGTGTGCCACGGCCCACAAGTGCTGGTGGCCGCAGGCGTGGTCCAGGGCAAATCCTGCACGGCCTATCCTG
The Pseudodesulfovibrio alkaliphilus genome window above contains:
- a CDS encoding DJ-1/PfpI family protein, translated to MSVKKILMLVGDFVEDYEVMVPFQMLLMVGHEVHAVCPGKKAGETVATAIHDFEGHQTYSEKPGHNFLLNADFESVDPAAYDGLVIPGGRAPEYIRLNERVLEIVRHFAKAGKPIAAVCHGPQVLVAAGVVQGKSCTAYPAVRPDLEVGGATWVNTNETFSNAHVDGNLVTSPAWPSHPALIREFLRLLGTTINP